Proteins found in one Takifugu rubripes chromosome 15, fTakRub1.2, whole genome shotgun sequence genomic segment:
- the mrps31 gene encoding small ribosomal subunit protein mS31: MYRYLLRTLRIAKKYPLESSELLSKFDKGQVCWFADEVGVRSLCTTSVKLCEKQSGVASSHQNDIPNGNGEREPTETPLSNEQKVEVASKGIIMAEESKDNGIRTQSQPTVITEQHTQVKAKSGKESLLDLLGGMKVEVTNKRKVKGVKFRQSPQSIPMSKPAAMESTISMFQQAKGEASTESKTLDPELVTAASAAASTLPNSSQVESELLRKLRQHESITESQRKGDTQKLGGLIADMKVGKKTNRQKSWATNPIRFDDDGRGYTQDRSITGELEGIRRRKSFHSGKRLNIFSPATSEEAELAPARPTLWDVEFANQLSVSINHQARNGLEEMIQWTKEGKLWKYPINNEDGLEEEASVSFYEHVFLEKHLEEGFPRQGPVRHFMELVVVGLSKNPYLTVQQKKDHIFWFRDYFSEKQEILKGADVYLN, from the exons ATGTATAGATATTTACTTCGAACTTTGCGTATTGCTAAAAAATATCCTCTCGAGTCATCAGAGTTATTATCTAAATTTGACAAAGGCCAAGTTTGTTG GTTTGCAGATGAAGTTGGAGTGAGATCTCTCTGCACTACATCAGTCAAGCTGTGTGAAAAGCAAAGTGGTGTCGCTTCGTCTCATCAAAATGACATACCAAATGGAAATGGAGAGCGTGAACCAACAGAAACTCCCCTTTCAAATGAACAGAAAGTTGAAGTTGCCAGTAAAGGCATCATAATGGCCGAGGAAAGTAAAGACAATGGAATCAGAACACAGTCACAGCCAACTGTTATTACTGAGCAGCACACACAAGTGAAGGCAAAGAGTGGAAAAGAGAGTCTCCTTGACCTTCTCGGAGGCATGAAGGTGGAAGTAACAAATAAAAGGAAGGTCAAAGGTGTAAAATTTAGGCAAAGTCCTCAGTCCATACCCATGTCAAAGCCAGCTGCTATGGAGAGCACCATCAGTATGTTTCAGCAGGCAAAAGGGGAGGCTTCAACAGAGAG TAAAACACTGGACCCTGAACTGGTTacagctgcatctgctgctgcttccactcTTCCAAACAGCAGCCAGGTGGAATCTGAGCTACTCAGAAAACTGAGGCAGCACGAGTCTATAACCGAGTCTCAGAGGAAAGGTGACACTCAAAAGCTTGG ggGACTTATTGCTGATATGAAAGTAGGAAAGAAAACCAACAGACAGAAATCTTGGGCTACAAATCCAATCCGGTTTGATGATGATGGGCGAGGATATACGCAAGATCGCTCAATCACTGGTGAGCTGGAGGGTATTCGGAGAAG GAAGAGCTTTCACTCAGGGAAGAGACTTAACATCTTCTCCCCAGCCACCAGTGAAGAAGCTGAACTTGCACCAG caCGACCAACTCTTTGGGACGTCGAATTCGCTAATCAGTTGTCCGTGTCAATCAACCACCAAGCCCGCAATGGACTCGAGGAAATGATTCAGTGGACCAAGGAGGGAAAACTGTGGAAGTACCCGATCAACAACGAAGATG GTCTGGAAGAGGAAGCTAGCGTCTCCTTCTATGAACACGTCTTCTTAGAGAAACACTTGGAGGAGGGATTTCCACGTCAAGGGCCAGTTCGTCATTTCATGGAGCTCGTGGTGGTCGGTCTGTCCAAAAACCCTTATCTGACAGTTCAGCAGAAGAAGGACCATATTTTCTGGTTTAGGGATTACTTCAgtgaaaaacaggaaattctAAAAGGAGCCGACGTTTACCTCAATTAA
- the LOC101073915 gene encoding forkhead box protein O1-A-like, whose translation MAQIQLAQVETDPDFEPLSRPRSCTWPLPRPEPNEPASSNTSSPAPSVQQEPGATTDFISNLCLLEEDYEEYGQKPPVTRNDFQEGNSVHLHHHLPHPHPRHHHHQQQQQQRQAPQLPPQQQVPPPGVAPQRKSSSSRRNAWGNMSYADLITKAIESSPEKRLTLSQIYDWMVKSVPYFKDKGDSNSSAGWKNSIRHNLSLHSRFVRIQNEGTGKSSWWMLNPEGGKNGKSPRRRAASMDNNSKLIKSKGRATKKKMALQEAVEGGANSPGSQYSNWLGSPNSHSNEEFEPWSSFRTRASSDASTLSGRHSPFTSEHDDLTESEGHMIYAGVTGTKISSTLPSVSEVAGSIGQHGSENVMGGLLENLNLVSPKPSQLGSDSLHSSNAAMLQGGPYCSTGLTLCPQQDYRKCMYSQMRMNSLSPAHVQTLHGNKPVFTAYENQYICSAGLLKELLTSDAEASRDMRPSMDSQVSQISRGGRPMPAYTSQSHPGGHNGVKIMNPSQTHPVPHVNPHVIHSQGPLTSHNLKGCNTIPLTSLTSLPGAPTQMSSLKACVQLSHGLPAHTSSVSSSYSYRDLNSVHPHSHHQERLPSDLDSVSIEGFECDMETILHETFMDGGALDFNFDPATAAHGFPQRVKPTAHSWVPS comes from the exons ATGGCTCAGATTCAGCTGGCACAGGTCGAAACTGACCCAGATTTTGAGCCCCTCTCCCGTCCACGGTCCTGCACCTGGCCGCTCCCTAGGCCGGAGCCGAACGAGCCGGCCAGCTCCAACACGTCCTCCCCGGCCCCGTCTGTGCAGCAGGAGCCTGGAGCAACCACCGACTTCATCTCAAACCTCTGCCTGTTAGAGGAGGACTATGAAGAATACGGGCAGAAGCCACCTGTGACCCGCAATGATTTCCAGGAGGGCAACAGCGTTCATTTAcaccatcatcttcctcatcctcatcctcgccatcatcatcatcagcagcagcagcagcagcgccaggcGCCGCAGCTGCCGCCTCAGCAACAGGTGCCTCCTCCTGGTGTTGCAccgcagaggaagagcagctcgTCCCGCCGTAACGCCTGGGGCAACATGTCATACGCCGACCTGATCACCAAGGCCATCGAGAGCTCACCCGAGAAGAGGCTGACCCTGTCGCAGATCTACGACTGGATGGTCAAGAGTGTGCCGTACTTCAAGGACAAAGGAGACAGCAACAGTTCCGCGGGCTGGAAG AACTCTATCAGACACAACTTGTCCTTGCACAGCCGCTTCGTGCGCATCCAGAATGAGGGAACAGGAAAAAGCTCTTGGTGGATGCTGAATCCAGAAGGGGGAAAGAACGGAAAGTCGCCTCGTCGCAGAGCAGCCTCCATGGACAACAACAGCAAGTTGATCAAGAGCAAAGGGAGGGCTACAAAGAAAAAG ATGGCTCTGCAGGAAGCGGTTGAGGGTGGAGCCAACAGTCCTGGTTCCCAGTACTCAAACTGGCTTGGAAGCCCAAATTCCCACAGTAACGAAGAGTTTGAACCGTGGAGCTCCTTTAGAACGCGGGCCAGCTCCGATGCCAGCACGCTGAGCGGTCGCCATTCTCCTTTCACGTCTGAGCACGATGACCTGACAGAGTCTGAAGGCCACATGATCTATGCTGGAGTCACAGGGACCAAGATATCTTCCACCCTTCCCAGTGTGTCTGAAGTGGCTGGATCGATAGGTCAACACGGCTCCGAGAATGTCATGGGGGGTCTGCTGGAAAACTTGAACCTGGTGTCTCCTAAGCCCTCTCAGTTGGGTTCTGACTCCTTGCATTCTTCAAATGCAGCTATGCTTCAGGGTGGCCCCTACTGTTCCACTGGCCTGACCTTGTGCCCACAGCAGGACTACCGTAAATGCATGTACAGCCAGATGAGGATGAACTCTTTGTCCCCCGCTCATGTGCAAACGCTCCACGGGAACAAGCCTGTCTTTACAGCTTATGAGAACCAGTACATTTGTTCGGCTGGTCTCCTCAAAGAGCTGCTGACCTCAGACGCCGAGGCCAGCAGGGACATGAGACCCTCTATGGATTCGCAAGTGTCTCAAATTAGCAGGGGAGGTCGCCCAATGCCCGCTTACACCAGCCAGAGTCATCCAGGGGGTCACAATGGAGTAAAAATTATGAATCCCTCACAGACTCACCCAGTTCCTCATGTCAACCCACATGTTATACATAGCCAAGGTCCTTTGACCTCACATAATTTAAAGGGCTGTAATACAATTCCCTTGACTAGTCTGACTAGTCTTCCAGGGGCCCCTACTCAAATGTCCAGCTTGAAGGCATGTGTGCAACTGTCCCATGGTCTCCCAGCACACACAAGTTCTGTTTCTTCAAGCTACAGCTACAGGGACCTGAACTCAGTTCATCCGCACAGCCACCATCAGGAGCGGCTGCCCAGTGACCTGGACAGCGTGTCCATCGAGGGCTTTGAATGTGACATGGAGACCATCCTCCATGAGACTTTCATGGATGGTGGCGCTCTGGACTTTAATTTTGACCCCGCGACTGCCGCTCATGGGTTTCCTCAGCGGGTGAAGCCCACTGCACACAGCTGGGTGCCGAGCTAG
- the thy1 gene encoding thy-1 membrane glycoprotein: protein MLFLTTVLLFGLVSAQKVIRLNYCSIAEDHLRIDCKYTLPPESPEPFCKYTNGKRLFDTTDPDEEQHAPFRNRAKVRLFPGNICRLLFKNLPNGKSNFTCNIKYGNSSTVSKTSVVEKKLLLPCSAWSVLLQSCSGLLLTLMTLRVLLECHWL, encoded by the exons ATGCTCTTTCTGACAACTGTCTTACTTTTTG gcttggTATCAGCCCAGAAGGTGATTCGGTTGAACTACTGCTCCATTGCTGAGGACCACCTCCGCATCGATTGCAAATACACGCTCCCCCCTGAGTCACCGGAACCCTTTTGCAAATACACAAACGGCAAACGGCTCTTCGACACCACCGACCCAGACGAGGAGCAGCACGCCCCTTTTAGGAACCGTGCCAAGGTGCGCCTCTTTCCTGGCAACATCTGCCGCCTGCTGTTCAAAAATCTGCCCAACGGCAAGTCCAACTTCACCTGCAACATCAAATATGGCAACTCGAGCACAGTGTCGAAGACATCAGTGGTGGAGAAAA AGCTGCTCCTCCCCTGCTCGGCCTGGAGTGTCCTGTTACAGAGCTGCAGCGGCCTGCTGCTGACCTTGATGACACTTCGTGTGCTGCTGGAATGTCACTGGCTGTGA